In the genome of Salinirussus salinus, one region contains:
- a CDS encoding universal stress protein, which yields MTTVVGTASVHTTAAACDYLAGTVEEVVVVTAIEEGTAERDAGDAANVARTRLPGAAVETARREGEPAAVIREVAEEHDADRVVVGTRQGDPERAGEPPGSTVRALLAEAAWPVVVVPV from the coding sequence ATGACTACAGTCGTCGGGACGGCATCGGTCCACACGACGGCGGCGGCCTGTGACTACCTCGCCGGCACCGTCGAGGAAGTCGTGGTCGTGACGGCCATCGAGGAGGGGACGGCCGAGCGGGACGCCGGCGACGCGGCCAACGTCGCCCGGACCCGCCTGCCCGGGGCGGCCGTCGAGACCGCCCGGCGGGAAGGCGAGCCCGCGGCAGTCATCAGGGAGGTGGCCGAGGAGCACGACGCCGACCGGGTGGTCGTGGGCACCAGACAGGGCGACCCCGAGCGGGCCGGCGAGCCGCCGGGGTCGACCGTGCGGGCGCTGCTGGCCGAGGCCGCGTGGCCCGTGGTCGTCGTCCCGGTCTGA
- a CDS encoding GIY-YIG nuclease family protein produces MPAPALTAAVSDDTAGGTYTLLVELGEPATVEVGALGAVDFAAGWYAYVGSALGPGGFSRVRRHRELAAGEHGARHWHIDYLLGHPAASLDGVVASAGTDVECAVAGVLSGERVPDFGCSDCGCDSHLLFRAERERLLADVERAYRRARADGRDAKAANGN; encoded by the coding sequence ATGCCGGCTCCGGCCCTGACGGCGGCCGTGAGCGACGACACCGCAGGGGGTACCTACACCCTGCTCGTCGAACTCGGGGAGCCGGCGACCGTCGAGGTCGGCGCGCTCGGCGCCGTCGACTTCGCCGCTGGATGGTACGCCTACGTCGGGAGCGCGCTGGGCCCGGGGGGATTCTCGCGGGTCCGGCGCCACCGCGAACTCGCTGCCGGGGAGCACGGGGCCCGCCACTGGCATATCGACTACCTGCTCGGCCACCCCGCCGCCTCGCTTGACGGGGTCGTCGCCTCGGCGGGCACCGACGTCGAGTGTGCCGTCGCTGGAGTGCTCTCCGGCGAGCGGGTCCCCGACTTCGGCTGTTCGGACTGTGGCTGTGACTCCCATCTCCTCTTCCGGGCCGAACGCGAGCGGCTGCTCGCCGACGTCGAGCGCGCCTACAGACGCGCCCGGGCGGACGGGCGCGACGCGAAGGCGGCGAACGGGAACTGA
- a CDS encoding SMP-30/gluconolactonase/LRE family protein: MLGFVRRHPLATGGLVVGAAVAAAAASADSSLDPVAWDPPKPPTMTGALAPNDSLTGAGTVVEVEGPEDAAFDDEGRLYTGGADGTVYRTVEPVGPDDTGLAVEPFAEPGGRPLGLAFDGDDLLVCAESAGLVSVSPDGSVETLAERAGGRPIAYADDLHVTDDAVYFTDATVHELFQHELFELRDTGRLLAYRDGEVTVELEGLGFANGVAPGPDGESLLVTETSRYRVTRYYHRGDRAGDVEPFATNLPGYPDNVDRVADGEGYWVAVPAPRDATLDELHRHPRLVRQLGKLPERVLAEVNGEDYGLLLRLNEEGAIVDSHHDPTGAVFGVTSATPHEGSLYLGSLWNDRLVRARPGWQYPPTAPEND; the protein is encoded by the coding sequence ATGCTCGGATTCGTCCGCAGACATCCGCTCGCGACCGGCGGACTGGTCGTCGGTGCGGCGGTCGCCGCGGCGGCCGCCTCGGCCGACTCGTCGCTCGACCCCGTTGCCTGGGACCCACCGAAACCGCCCACGATGACCGGCGCGCTCGCCCCCAACGACAGCCTGACCGGCGCCGGGACCGTCGTCGAGGTCGAGGGTCCCGAGGACGCCGCCTTCGACGACGAGGGGCGACTCTACACCGGCGGGGCCGACGGCACCGTCTACCGGACGGTCGAGCCGGTCGGGCCCGACGACACCGGCCTCGCCGTCGAACCGTTCGCGGAGCCCGGCGGGCGGCCGCTCGGGCTGGCTTTCGACGGCGACGACCTGCTCGTCTGTGCGGAGTCGGCGGGGCTCGTGTCGGTCTCCCCCGACGGGAGCGTCGAGACGCTCGCCGAGCGGGCCGGGGGGCGACCCATCGCATACGCCGACGACCTCCACGTGACCGACGACGCGGTCTACTTCACCGACGCGACCGTCCACGAGCTGTTCCAGCACGAACTCTTCGAGCTGCGCGACACCGGCCGGCTGCTGGCCTACCGCGACGGCGAGGTGACAGTCGAGCTGGAGGGGCTGGGCTTCGCCAACGGCGTCGCCCCGGGACCCGACGGGGAGTCGCTGCTGGTCACCGAGACTTCCCGGTATCGGGTGACCCGCTACTACCACCGCGGGGACCGCGCCGGCGACGTCGAGCCCTTCGCGACGAACCTCCCGGGCTACCCCGACAACGTCGACCGGGTCGCCGACGGCGAGGGGTACTGGGTCGCGGTCCCCGCACCGCGGGACGCGACGCTCGACGAACTCCACCGCCACCCCCGGCTGGTCCGCCAGCTCGGCAAGCTCCCCGAGCGCGTCCTCGCGGAGGTGAACGGCGAGGACTACGGCCTGCTCCTCCGGCTGAACGAGGAGGGGGCAATCGTCGACAGCCACCACGACCCCACCGGGGCGGTCTTCGGCGTCACGTCCGCGACCCCACACGAGGGGAGCCTTTACCTCGGGAGCCTCTGGAACGACCGGCTCGTCCGCGCCCGGCCGGGGTGGCAGTATCCGCCCACGGCCCCCGAAAACGACTAG
- a CDS encoding class I adenylate-forming enzyme family protein, producing MPSERALTAQGLVRRACETHAGRPLATVDGETWTYGEAWERGGRLAAAFAQRGLAAGDRVGLMMSNQLDYFTGLFACLRGGYAAVPMNDMLTAEEFEYMLANSGARGALVGGGFTDTLADITPATDLEVQVAVKDPAGEQVPLEEALDAADGVHDHPADPDDLLMLPYTGGTTGRPKGVRHTQEGVAMAMLAHVTELEIRDGEEMLFTTPLPHSAGYVAMSALVQGAHFTVTAGFDPGEFLALVDSEPVSWTFLVPTQIYRVLDHDDLAETDVSGLETVVYGAAPITPERLEEGLEAFGSAFIQLYGQTEMPDIGTILPKGDHVAGADQVGSCGKAAAMVDLRIANPENPEDTDPLPAGEEGELLMRSPYVMERYHERPEATAETLVDGWLRTGDIARMDEAGYVYLLDRASDMVISGGMNVYTTEVEDAIDRHPGVAQVAVIGIPDDDWGEAVHAVVVPAGDADLTADGVRETADEHLADYKLPKSIEFVEAIPTTPYGKMDKKALREPYWEDEDREVS from the coding sequence ATGCCATCGGAGCGTGCGCTCACCGCACAGGGGCTGGTCCGGCGGGCCTGCGAAACGCACGCCGGCCGGCCGCTGGCGACCGTCGACGGCGAGACCTGGACCTACGGCGAGGCCTGGGAGCGCGGGGGACGGCTGGCCGCCGCCTTCGCACAGCGGGGGCTGGCGGCCGGCGACCGCGTCGGGCTGATGATGTCGAACCAGCTTGACTACTTCACTGGGCTGTTCGCCTGCCTGCGCGGCGGGTACGCCGCCGTCCCGATGAACGACATGCTCACCGCGGAGGAGTTCGAGTACATGCTCGCGAACTCCGGGGCGCGGGGCGCGCTCGTCGGCGGCGGCTTCACCGACACGCTCGCCGACATTACGCCCGCCACTGACCTCGAGGTACAGGTCGCGGTCAAGGACCCCGCGGGCGAGCAGGTCCCCCTGGAGGAAGCCCTCGACGCAGCCGACGGCGTCCACGACCACCCGGCCGACCCCGACGACCTGCTCATGCTGCCCTATACCGGCGGGACGACCGGCCGGCCCAAGGGCGTGCGCCACACCCAGGAGGGGGTCGCGATGGCGATGCTCGCCCACGTCACCGAGCTCGAGATACGGGACGGCGAGGAGATGCTGTTCACCACGCCGCTCCCCCACTCGGCGGGCTACGTCGCGATGTCCGCGCTCGTCCAGGGTGCCCACTTCACCGTCACCGCCGGCTTCGACCCCGGCGAGTTCCTCGCGCTGGTCGACAGCGAACCGGTCTCCTGGACCTTCCTCGTTCCCACGCAGATCTACCGCGTCCTCGACCACGACGACCTCGCGGAGACGGACGTCTCGGGTCTCGAAACCGTGGTCTACGGCGCCGCGCCGATCACCCCCGAACGGCTGGAGGAGGGGCTTGAGGCCTTCGGGAGCGCGTTCATCCAGCTGTACGGCCAGACGGAGATGCCCGACATCGGCACCATCCTCCCGAAGGGCGACCACGTCGCGGGCGCCGACCAGGTCGGCTCCTGCGGCAAGGCCGCGGCGATGGTCGACCTCCGTATCGCGAACCCCGAGAACCCGGAGGACACCGACCCGCTCCCGGCCGGCGAGGAGGGGGAACTCCTGATGCGCTCGCCGTACGTGATGGAGCGGTACCACGAGCGCCCGGAGGCGACCGCGGAGACGCTGGTCGACGGCTGGCTCCGGACCGGCGACATCGCCCGGATGGACGAGGCGGGCTACGTCTACCTGCTCGACCGGGCCAGCGACATGGTCATCTCCGGGGGGATGAACGTCTACACCACGGAGGTCGAGGACGCCATCGACCGCCACCCCGGGGTCGCCCAGGTGGCCGTCATCGGGATTCCGGACGACGACTGGGGCGAGGCCGTCCACGCGGTCGTGGTCCCGGCCGGCGACGCCGACCTCACCGCCGACGGCGTCCGGGAGACCGCCGACGAACACCTCGCCGACTACAAGCTCCCCAAGTCTATCGAGTTCGTCGAGGCGATCCCGACCACCCCCTACGGGAAGATGGACAAGAAGGCCCTGCGCGAGCCCTACTGGGAGGACGAGGACCGCGAGGTCAGCTGA
- a CDS encoding GHMP family kinase ATP-binding protein, with translation MRARAPGSVTVVFAPVEDTSLGVSFAISDGIVAAVESADTTAVTLDGTPTTFEPVEIALDELGVAARVDLESEMPVGQGFGASGAATLSTVLAANAEFGLGRSREELVEVAARAEVEAGTGLSDVYVQEMGGFAYDTGEGRQRVARDDELRYASWGGIATGDVLGDPAAVDRVRTAGHDALAAFDPEMELPALFDLSWDFAEATGLVTDAVRERVEGVQAGGGAATMAMVGETVVGVGDGGDVLPERTRIEPEGAHVL, from the coding sequence ATGAGAGCACGCGCGCCGGGGAGCGTGACTGTCGTGTTCGCGCCGGTCGAGGACACCTCGCTGGGCGTGAGTTTCGCCATCAGCGACGGCATCGTCGCCGCGGTCGAGTCGGCAGACACGACCGCAGTCACCCTCGACGGCACGCCCACCACCTTCGAGCCCGTGGAGATCGCGCTGGACGAGCTCGGCGTCGCAGCCCGGGTCGACCTGGAGAGCGAGATGCCCGTCGGCCAGGGCTTCGGCGCCAGCGGCGCGGCGACGCTGTCGACGGTCCTGGCGGCGAACGCGGAGTTCGGGCTCGGCCGCTCGCGCGAGGAACTGGTCGAGGTGGCCGCGCGGGCGGAGGTCGAGGCCGGCACGGGGCTGAGCGACGTCTACGTCCAGGAGATGGGTGGCTTCGCATACGACACCGGCGAGGGGCGCCAGCGGGTCGCCCGCGACGACGAACTCCGGTACGCCTCCTGGGGCGGGATCGCCACCGGCGACGTGCTCGGCGACCCCGCGGCTGTCGACCGGGTCCGGACCGCCGGCCACGACGCCCTCGCGGCCTTCGACCCCGAGATGGAGTTGCCCGCGCTGTTCGACCTCTCCTGGGACTTTGCGGAGGCGACCGGGCTGGTGACCGACGCGGTCCGCGAGCGCGTGGAGGGCGTGCAGGCCGGCGGCGGCGCGGCGACGATGGCGATGGTCGGCGAGACCGTCGTCGGCGTCGGGGACGGCGGCGATGTCCTCCCCGAGCGCACGCGGATCGAGCCCGAGGGGGCACACGTACTGTAA
- a CDS encoding DoxX family membrane protein → MAGEGGESHSAAGSADLRERLRAAHARYRAWVARGPDPATVARVALGATILLAGLHKLVAPGAWAGYIVGWAEPLVVVSPRTFMWLNGPPEVLVGGLLLADRWAALAATVVAVSLAGTLVYLGLAALSGTVFATAMVRDVGLLGLAVSVLVASAR, encoded by the coding sequence ATGGCCGGCGAGGGCGGAGAGTCCCACAGCGCGGCGGGAAGCGCCGACCTCCGCGAGCGCCTGCGGGCCGCCCACGCCCGCTACCGCGCGTGGGTCGCCCGCGGCCCCGACCCGGCGACCGTCGCCAGGGTCGCCCTCGGGGCAACGATCCTGCTGGCGGGTCTGCACAAACTGGTCGCGCCGGGCGCCTGGGCAGGCTATATCGTCGGCTGGGCCGAGCCACTGGTCGTGGTCTCCCCACGAACCTTCATGTGGCTCAACGGGCCCCCGGAGGTGCTCGTGGGCGGGCTGTTGCTGGCCGACCGGTGGGCCGCGCTGGCGGCGACGGTCGTCGCGGTCTCGCTGGCGGGGACGCTCGTCTATCTCGGGCTCGCGGCCCTTTCGGGGACGGTCTTCGCGACCGCGATGGTCCGCGATGTCGGATTGCTGGGGCTGGCGGTGTCGGTGCTCGTGGCGTCGGCGCGGTGA
- a CDS encoding MaoC family dehydratase produces the protein MTGRYYGEFEVGETIEHPRTRTVSESDNQRFCDMTMNQQPLHLDAEHAADTEFGERVVNGLYTMALATGMTIPETTDGTIVANLSYDEVEHPNPVFHGDTISAETTVTDKRETSDGERGVVTMHVTARKQDGTIVCEFDRTALSLKREHAE, from the coding sequence ATGACGGGACGCTACTACGGGGAGTTCGAGGTCGGCGAGACCATCGAGCACCCCCGCACCCGCACAGTCAGCGAGAGCGACAACCAGCGGTTTTGTGACATGACGATGAACCAGCAGCCGCTCCATCTCGACGCCGAGCACGCCGCCGACACCGAGTTCGGCGAGCGCGTGGTCAACGGGCTGTACACGATGGCGCTGGCGACGGGGATGACAATCCCCGAGACCACCGACGGGACCATCGTCGCGAACCTCTCCTACGACGAGGTCGAGCACCCCAACCCCGTCTTCCACGGCGACACCATCAGCGCGGAGACGACCGTGACGGACAAACGGGAAACCAGCGACGGCGAGCGCGGGGTCGTGACGATGCACGTCACGGCCCGCAAGCAGGACGGCACAATCGTCTGCGAGTTCGACCGGACCGCTCTCTCGCTGAAACGCGAGCACGCCGAGTGA
- a CDS encoding DUF433 domain-containing protein: MSSTVEIVRTPDVLHGKPRVEGTRIGVFTLGAAAEGGATVDALLDDYPALDRAEVEAALDYYDAHPELMDYIRMQKETRKQEFAEQSRAPTAES; the protein is encoded by the coding sequence ATGAGCAGCACCGTCGAGATAGTTCGCACGCCCGATGTCCTCCACGGGAAGCCCCGGGTGGAGGGGACTCGAATCGGTGTTTTCACGCTCGGCGCGGCTGCCGAGGGCGGTGCGACGGTGGACGCCCTCCTCGACGACTATCCCGCCCTTGACCGCGCAGAGGTCGAGGCAGCCCTCGACTACTACGACGCCCACCCGGAACTGATGGATTACATCCGGATGCAGAAGGAGACACGCAAGCAGGAGTTCGCCGAGCAGAGCCGTGCGCCCACCGCAGAGTCTTGA
- a CDS encoding DUF5615 family PIN-like protein yields the protein MRILCDQMVKERYVETLGSDPEHTVARVRDVLQPDASDDAVASYATAEEWVVLTVDDDFFDEEVPHGLLYYEDHDPPSARTLQEAIRAIDAAYETTAAVTEWLPDGWV from the coding sequence ATGCGGATCCTCTGTGACCAGATGGTCAAAGAGCGGTACGTCGAAACGCTCGGATCGGACCCTGAACACACGGTCGCTCGGGTCCGAGACGTCCTGCAGCCGGATGCATCAGACGACGCGGTCGCGAGCTACGCGACGGCGGAGGAGTGGGTCGTACTGACTGTTGACGACGACTTCTTTGACGAAGAGGTCCCGCACGGACTGCTCTACTACGAAGACCACGACCCGCCGTCGGCACGCACGCTTCAGGAGGCCATCCGGGCAATCGACGCCGCGTACGAGACCACCGCTGCAGTCACCGAGTGGCTCCCTGACGGATGGGTGTGA
- a CDS encoding HpcH/HpaI aldolase/citrate lyase family protein, with translation MPRRSVLFTPADSPDMLRSAPDTGADVLVFDLEDGVGPTDKDKAREVVREVVPDIAFDGELWLRVNDRPALLDADAALLDEERVAAALDGVVVPKVTGPDAVERVTDRCPPEVSLPVLALVENARGILGADAIADAPAVDALLFGGEDLAGDVGLTRTEGSEELLYARQRVAIAAAAAGIDAIDGIYTDIRDTAGLRAEAETALHFGYDGKTLIHPGQVDPVNDVFTPSQEDVEWARRVVEAAAEREEGVFMLDGELVEAPIRKQAERTLERAGGPVPGGDE, from the coding sequence ATGCCACGACGGAGCGTCCTGTTCACGCCCGCGGACAGCCCTGACATGCTGCGGTCGGCACCCGACACCGGCGCGGACGTGCTCGTCTTCGACCTGGAGGACGGGGTCGGCCCCACGGACAAGGACAAGGCCCGCGAGGTCGTCCGGGAGGTCGTTCCCGACATCGCGTTCGACGGCGAACTCTGGCTGCGGGTCAACGACCGCCCGGCACTGCTCGATGCGGACGCCGCCCTCCTCGACGAGGAGCGGGTGGCCGCCGCGCTGGATGGGGTCGTCGTCCCCAAGGTCACGGGCCCGGACGCGGTCGAACGCGTCACCGACCGGTGTCCTCCCGAGGTCTCGCTGCCCGTGCTCGCGCTGGTCGAGAACGCCCGGGGCATTCTGGGAGCGGACGCCATCGCCGACGCGCCTGCGGTCGACGCGCTCCTGTTCGGCGGCGAGGACCTGGCTGGTGACGTCGGCCTCACCCGCACCGAGGGCAGCGAGGAGCTGCTCTACGCCCGCCAGCGGGTCGCCATCGCCGCGGCCGCCGCCGGGATAGACGCCATCGACGGGATCTACACCGACATCCGCGACACGGCGGGGCTCCGGGCGGAGGCGGAGACCGCCCTCCACTTTGGCTACGACGGGAAGACGCTGATCCATCCCGGACAGGTCGACCCCGTCAACGACGTGTTCACGCCCAGCCAGGAGGACGTCGAGTGGGCCCGCCGCGTCGTCGAGGCCGCCGCCGAGCGCGAGGAGGGCGTGTTCATGCTCGACGGCGAACTGGTCGAGGCGCCGATCCGCAAGCAAGCCGAGCGGACGCTGGAGCGGGCGGGCGGGCCGGTGCCGGGCGGCGACGAATGA
- a CDS encoding winged helix-turn-helix transcriptional regulator, translating to MSSAHQQSEGSVEEKNAAACPVVEAVEEVGSQWRLVVLYDLEEGEKRFNELKRSTGASSRTLSRVLDDLEDADLVDRRVEDRPVATYYSLTPKGEALCPVFDEVESWAEDWL from the coding sequence ATGTCGTCGGCACATCAGCAGTCCGAGGGATCGGTCGAGGAGAAGAACGCGGCGGCCTGTCCGGTCGTCGAAGCGGTCGAGGAGGTCGGCTCGCAGTGGCGGCTCGTCGTCCTCTATGACCTCGAAGAGGGAGAAAAGCGGTTCAACGAACTCAAGCGCTCGACGGGCGCGTCCTCGCGGACACTCTCCCGGGTGCTCGACGACCTCGAGGACGCAGACCTCGTCGACCGCCGGGTCGAGGACCGCCCCGTGGCGACCTACTACTCGCTGACTCCGAAGGGCGAGGCGCTGTGTCCGGTCTTCGACGAGGTCGAATCCTGGGCGGAGGACTGGCTCTGA
- a CDS encoding DoxX family protein — MVATGAEAAVLLVARVLFGGVLAFMGLNHFMQTGQMTGYAQAKGLPAPKLGVLASGALLVVAGLAIVVGVFPLLAAAALAAFLLVSAVVFHDFWAVPEDQQQDEMTSFLKNVAMAGGALAFGALASQSWGFSVGLSLL, encoded by the coding sequence ATGGTAGCGACCGGCGCCGAGGCCGCCGTCCTGCTGGTCGCCCGCGTCCTCTTCGGGGGCGTGCTCGCCTTCATGGGGCTGAACCACTTCATGCAGACCGGGCAGATGACCGGCTACGCGCAGGCGAAGGGGCTGCCCGCGCCGAAACTGGGAGTGCTCGCCTCCGGCGCCCTGCTGGTGGTCGCCGGGCTGGCCATCGTGGTCGGGGTCTTCCCGCTTCTGGCGGCCGCGGCGCTGGCGGCGTTCCTGCTGGTCTCGGCGGTCGTCTTCCACGACTTCTGGGCGGTCCCCGAGGACCAGCAGCAAGACGAGATGACCAGCTTTCTCAAGAACGTCGCGATGGCCGGTGGAGCGCTTGCCTTCGGCGCGCTCGCCTCCCAGTCCTGGGGGTTCAGCGTCGGCCTCAGCCTCCTGTAA
- the hisA gene encoding 1-(5-phosphoribosyl)-5-[(5-phosphoribosylamino)methylideneamino]imidazole-4-carboxamide isomerase translates to MFPAFEVVPAVDMQDGQVVQLVGGERDTGRSYGDPVEAARRWVEAGAETLHVVDLDGAFEGERVNADAIDAVLSAVDVDVQLGGGIRTAAGARDLLERGVDRVILGTAAVENPQIVAEVSADHPEGVLVSLDAKGGEVVVEGWTEGTGLDPAAAAGRYADLGAAGILFTDVDVEGRMKGVRTEPVRRVVDAVDVPVVASGGVATVEDVRALREAGAAAVVVGSALYEGELTLAEAQRAARE, encoded by the coding sequence ATGTTCCCGGCCTTCGAGGTGGTTCCGGCGGTCGACATGCAGGACGGCCAGGTGGTCCAGCTGGTCGGCGGCGAGCGCGACACCGGCCGCAGCTACGGCGACCCGGTGGAGGCCGCCCGCCGGTGGGTCGAGGCCGGCGCCGAGACCCTGCACGTCGTCGACCTCGACGGCGCCTTCGAGGGCGAGCGGGTCAACGCCGACGCCATCGACGCCGTGCTGTCGGCCGTGGACGTCGACGTCCAGCTGGGGGGGGGGATCCGCACCGCGGCGGGCGCCCGGGACCTGCTGGAGCGCGGTGTCGACCGCGTCATCCTCGGGACCGCCGCCGTCGAGAACCCCCAGATCGTGGCGGAGGTGAGCGCCGACCACCCCGAGGGGGTGCTCGTGAGTCTCGACGCGAAGGGAGGCGAAGTAGTCGTCGAGGGCTGGACCGAGGGGACCGGGCTCGACCCCGCAGCGGCCGCGGGCCGGTACGCCGACCTGGGCGCCGCGGGGATCCTCTTCACCGACGTGGACGTCGAGGGCCGAATGAAAGGGGTCCGGACGGAGCCGGTCCGCCGGGTCGTCGACGCCGTCGACGTGCCCGTGGTCGCGAGCGGCGGCGTCGCCACCGTCGAGGACGTCCGGGCGCTGCGCGAGGCCGGCGCCGCGGCGGTCGTCGTCGGGTCGGCGCTGTACGAGGGCGAGCTGACGCTCGCGGAAGCACAGCGCGCAGCCCGCGAGTAG
- the fer gene encoding ferredoxin Fer, with amino-acid sequence MPTVEYLNYEVVDDKGWDMYDDAVFEEAADAGLDDEDYGTLDVNEGEYILEAAEAQGYDWPFSCRAGACANCAAIVVEGEIDMDMQQILSDEEVEDKNVRLTCIGSPAADEVKIVYNAKHLDYLQNRVI; translated from the coding sequence ATGCCTACCGTAGAGTACCTTAACTACGAAGTCGTGGACGACAAGGGCTGGGACATGTACGACGACGCGGTCTTCGAGGAGGCGGCCGACGCCGGCCTCGACGACGAGGATTACGGCACTCTCGACGTCAACGAGGGCGAGTACATCCTCGAAGCCGCCGAGGCACAGGGCTACGACTGGCCGTTCTCGTGCCGGGCCGGCGCGTGTGCCAACTGCGCCGCCATCGTCGTCGAGGGCGAGATCGACATGGACATGCAGCAGATCCTCTCGGACGAGGAGGTCGAGGACAAGAACGTCCGGCTGACCTGCATCGGTTCGCCGGCCGCCGACGAGGTCAAGATCGTCTACAACGCAAAGCACCTCGACTACCTGCAGAACCGCGTCATCTGA
- a CDS encoding acyl-CoA synthetase, whose translation MTDRAEVTPRLDTYHDLYETDWDSYEQLRESFEWEVPEEFNTATYVCDRWAALDGERTAVYAELQDGTSHEYTFGEVEAMANRLANYLADRGVGAGDRVAVNGTQRVENLATHIATWKLGAISVPLSILLGPEGMGFRLRDSGTVAYVADAVSLDVLRAVRGDCPDLETVLTVGGADPQEGEERFADAVEGQPATFETATTAPDEPAFIIYTSGTTGEPKGVVLPHQSLLGGLPGIVMGGNNLEVREDDVARIAVEWSWIGSLHLGILSALYFGTPVVAHAENEFDPAREYRLIEEYDVTFAGGPATLLRMMMQVPNRDSYDTSSMRMVVQGGESLSAEVAEQVTDTFENASIHEVYGQTEALIFVSDCSALGLDHRPGKMGKAVPGHEVRIQDPETGEELGPGEVGEIALRYDGDDPMPFTEYWNRPEQTARKVQDGWLRSEDLGTVDEDGWFSFHSRRDDVIISSGYKMGPVEVEETLAGHEAVADAGVIGVPDDTRGEVPKAFVSLVPDAEEHDALREELQSYVKERLAKYEYPRELEFVDELPRTTTGKVRRHDLRDREGLV comes from the coding sequence ATGACAGACCGTGCCGAAGTGACGCCGCGGCTCGACACGTACCACGACCTCTACGAGACAGACTGGGACAGCTACGAACAGCTCCGGGAGTCCTTCGAGTGGGAGGTCCCAGAAGAGTTCAACACGGCGACGTACGTCTGTGACCGGTGGGCGGCTCTGGACGGCGAGCGGACGGCGGTCTACGCCGAGTTGCAGGACGGGACCAGCCACGAGTACACCTTCGGCGAGGTGGAGGCGATGGCCAACCGGCTGGCGAACTATCTCGCCGACCGGGGGGTGGGGGCCGGCGACCGGGTCGCGGTCAACGGCACACAGCGCGTTGAAAATCTCGCGACCCACATCGCGACCTGGAAGCTCGGGGCGATATCGGTCCCGCTGAGCATCCTGCTCGGCCCCGAGGGGATGGGGTTCCGGCTGCGGGACAGCGGGACGGTCGCCTACGTGGCGGACGCGGTCAGCCTGGACGTGCTCCGGGCGGTGCGCGGGGACTGTCCGGACCTGGAGACCGTCCTGACGGTCGGCGGCGCCGACCCCCAAGAAGGGGAGGAGCGGTTCGCCGACGCGGTCGAGGGGCAGCCGGCGACCTTCGAGACGGCGACGACCGCCCCCGACGAGCCCGCGTTCATCATCTACACCTCCGGCACGACGGGCGAACCGAAGGGGGTCGTCCTGCCCCACCAGAGCCTGCTGGGCGGGCTGCCCGGGATCGTGATGGGCGGGAACAACCTCGAGGTCAGAGAGGACGACGTCGCCCGGATCGCGGTCGAGTGGTCGTGGATCGGGTCGTTGCATCTGGGGATCCTCTCGGCGCTGTATTTCGGGACGCCGGTCGTCGCCCACGCCGAAAACGAGTTCGACCCCGCGCGGGAGTACCGCCTCATCGAGGAGTACGACGTCACCTTCGCGGGCGGGCCGGCGACGCTGTTGCGGATGATGATGCAGGTGCCAAATCGCGACAGCTACGACACCAGCTCCATGCGGATGGTCGTCCAGGGCGGCGAGTCGCTGAGCGCGGAGGTGGCCGAGCAGGTGACCGACACCTTCGAGAACGCCAGCATCCACGAGGTCTACGGCCAGACGGAGGCGCTGATCTTCGTCTCCGATTGCAGCGCCCTCGGGCTCGACCACCGGCCCGGGAAGATGGGCAAGGCCGTCCCCGGCCACGAGGTGCGGATCCAGGACCCGGAGACGGGCGAGGAGCTGGGGCCGGGCGAGGTCGGCGAGATCGCCTTGCGGTACGACGGCGACGACCCGATGCCGTTCACCGAGTACTGGAACCGCCCCGAGCAGACCGCCCGGAAGGTCCAGGACGGCTGGCTCCGCAGCGAGGACCTGGGGACGGTCGACGAGGACGGCTGGTTTTCCTTCCACAGCCGCCGGGACGACGTGATCATCTCCTCGGGCTACAAGATGGGGCCGGTCGAGGTCGAGGAGACGCTTGCCGGCCACGAGGCCGTGGCGGACGCCGGCGTCATCGGCGTCCCCGATGACACCCGCGGGGAGGTCCCCAAAGCGTTCGTCTCGCTCGTCCCCGACGCCGAGGAGCACGACGCGCTCCGCGAGGAGCTGCAGTCCTACGTCAAAGAGCGCCTGGCGAAGTACGAGTACCCACGTGAACTCGAGTTCGTCGACGAGCTGCCGCGGACGACCACCGGCAAGGTCCGCCGGCACGACCTCCGGGACCGCGAAGGGCTGGTCTGA